The following proteins are co-located in the Flectobacillus major DSM 103 genome:
- a CDS encoding DUF4332 domain-containing protein, with protein MAYKISDIEGIGPVYTEKLGTVDIKTVEELLEVGASKKGRKELAEKTGIDESRILRWVNMADLFRIKGVAEELSDLLEAAGVDTVKELATRNATNLHAKLIEVNDAKGLSGRVPSLSQVEGFIDFAKELEPKVTH; from the coding sequence ATGGCGTACAAAATTTCAGACATCGAAGGAATTGGTCCAGTTTATACAGAAAAACTAGGAACAGTAGATATCAAAACTGTTGAAGAGTTATTGGAAGTAGGTGCATCAAAAAAAGGCCGTAAAGAATTAGCAGAAAAAACAGGCATCGACGAAAGTCGTATTCTTCGTTGGGTAAATATGGCTGATTTGTTCAGAATTAAAGGTGTTGCCGAAGAACTTTCAGATTTGTTAGAAGCCGCAGGTGTAGACACAGTTAAGGAATTAGCAACCCGCAATGCTACCAATCTTCATGCAAAATTAATTGAAGTCAACGATGCAAAAGGCTTGAGTGGCCGAGTTCCTAGCCTTTCTCAGGTAGAAGGATTTATTGATTTTGCAAAAGAATTAGAACCTAAAGTGACGCATTAA
- a CDS encoding MFS transporter — MTQQKSIYTLQFWLLCLSNFLFSASFQMMIPELPDYLASMGGKEYIGYIIALFTLTAGFSRPFSGKLTDSIGRVPIMAFGSIVCFVCGGIYPFVHTVAGFLFLRFIHGLSTGTKPTATAAYVADIIPEDRRGEAQGMLGIFTATGMSLGPTIGGYLADIFSINTMFYTSSAFALLSILILANMEETLPKTQKQKFSLSLFKIGWVDVFEPRVMPTFLVMLLVSFSSGVLLTLIPDQTKLLGMSNKGIFFTIYTIASLMVRMFFAKSSDKYGRIPVLIISSILLIVSMIMLGFAQSLYTFILASILFGFSWGFNTPTLTAWTVDLSDERFRGRAMATMYIALEAGIGIGAVFAGKIYQGNAHNLPIPYFLSAFLALVSLVYLWTLRKKPNTANS; from the coding sequence ATGACTCAACAAAAATCAATTTATACCCTTCAATTCTGGCTTTTATGTTTAAGTAATTTCTTATTCTCGGCAAGTTTTCAAATGATGATTCCTGAACTACCCGACTACTTGGCTAGTATGGGAGGCAAAGAATATATCGGATATATTATTGCATTGTTTACCCTAACAGCAGGTTTTTCAAGACCATTTTCTGGAAAACTCACCGACTCTATCGGTCGTGTACCTATTATGGCATTTGGCTCTATTGTCTGTTTTGTGTGTGGGGGTATCTATCCGTTTGTTCATACAGTGGCAGGTTTTTTGTTTCTTCGTTTTATTCATGGGCTTTCGACTGGTACAAAACCCACAGCTACGGCAGCTTATGTGGCCGATATTATTCCTGAAGATAGGCGTGGCGAAGCTCAGGGTATGTTAGGTATTTTTACGGCAACGGGGATGTCGCTTGGCCCTACAATTGGAGGATATTTGGCTGACATTTTTTCTATCAATACGATGTTTTACACATCATCGGCATTTGCCTTATTATCTATTTTGATTTTGGCCAATATGGAGGAAACGCTTCCTAAAACCCAAAAACAAAAATTCTCACTTTCACTTTTCAAAATTGGCTGGGTCGATGTTTTTGAGCCACGTGTCATGCCTACATTTTTGGTTATGCTATTGGTATCGTTTTCGTCGGGGGTATTGCTAACACTTATTCCTGACCAAACCAAATTATTGGGAATGAGCAACAAAGGTATATTTTTTACTATTTATACCATTGCATCGCTTATGGTACGGATGTTTTTTGCCAAAAGCTCAGACAAATATGGCCGTATTCCTGTTTTGATTATTTCTTCTATCTTATTAATTGTATCAATGATTATGTTGGGATTTGCCCAATCGTTATATACCTTTATTCTAGCTTCTATTTTATTTGGGTTTTCGTGGGGTTTCAATACACCAACACTTACAGCTTGGACAGTCGACCTTTCCGACGAACGATTCAGAGGACGAGCCATGGCAACCATGTATATTGCCCTAGAAGCAGGAATTGGTATTGGGGCGGTTTTTGCTGGAAAAATATATCAAGGCAATGCCCATAACCTTCCTATTCCTTATTTCTTATCTGCATTTTTGGCATTGGTCAGCTTGGTATATTTATGGACATTACGAAAAAAGCCAAACACCGCTAATAGCTGA
- the meaB gene encoding methylmalonyl Co-A mutase-associated GTPase MeaB produces MKRRLTKEEYIAGVLNGNRVILSRAITLIESQLDEDKQLAREVLEAVLPHTGNSVRIGITGVPGVGKSTFIESFGKFLTNQGKKIAVLAVDPSSQISKGSILGDKTRMEELSREPRAYIRPSPAGISLGGVTHKTRETMLLCEAAGFEVIIIETVGVGQSETFVHGMVDFFLLLMLAGAGDELQGIKKGIMEMADLIAITKTDSGNELQARQAKIAYENALHLFPTNSSGWYPQVLTCSALQNKGIDDIWQSIVRHRELLQNNGHFISNRQQQNLAWMHDFIKQTLEERFYQNTQVANQLPLIEQDVVAGQKLPIKAALELLAVFEK; encoded by the coding sequence ATGAAAAGAAGACTTACTAAAGAAGAATACATCGCGGGTGTTTTGAACGGTAACCGTGTTATATTGAGTAGGGCTATAACCTTGATTGAAAGCCAATTAGATGAAGACAAACAATTAGCTCGTGAGGTATTAGAGGCTGTTTTGCCACATACAGGCAACTCAGTCAGAATTGGAATTACAGGAGTGCCAGGTGTTGGTAAAAGTACCTTTATCGAATCTTTTGGCAAGTTTTTGACCAATCAAGGCAAAAAAATTGCTGTATTGGCTGTTGACCCTAGTAGCCAAATATCGAAAGGTAGTATTCTTGGCGACAAAACCCGTATGGAAGAGCTTTCACGCGAGCCACGGGCCTATATTCGGCCTTCGCCAGCAGGTATTTCGCTGGGAGGAGTTACCCACAAAACCCGTGAAACTATGCTATTGTGCGAAGCCGCAGGCTTTGAGGTTATTATTATAGAAACTGTGGGCGTAGGACAATCCGAAACCTTTGTGCATGGTATGGTAGATTTCTTTTTGTTGCTAATGTTGGCAGGGGCAGGCGACGAACTACAGGGTATCAAAAAAGGAATTATGGAAATGGCCGATTTGATTGCTATTACTAAAACCGATTCGGGCAATGAATTACAAGCCCGACAGGCCAAAATAGCCTACGAAAATGCTTTACATCTTTTCCCAACCAATAGCAGTGGCTGGTATCCACAAGTGCTTACTTGTTCGGCTTTACAAAACAAAGGAATTGATGATATATGGCAGAGTATTGTTCGGCATCGTGAACTTTTGCAAAATAATGGACATTTTATTAGTAATCGTCAACAGCAAAATTTGGCTTGGATGCACGATTTTATCAAGCAAACATTGGAAGAAAGATTCTACCAAAACACACAAGTAGCAAACCAATTACCCCTAATAGAACAAGACGTAGTAGCTGGGCAAAAACTCCCGATTAAGGCTGCTTTAGAATTACTAGCCGTTTTTGAAAAATAA
- a CDS encoding 2-C-methyl-D-erythritol 4-phosphate cytidylyltransferase, with protein MSLSLKKFAIIVAGGSGSRMQSDLPKQFIELNGLPILFHTLLRFKEADPTIELILVLPQAHQAYWKSLCQTHESVASQVPHCLVSGGASRFQSCKNGLDTITDESSLVAIHDGVRPFVSSSVINNSYITAAQNGTAVVSVPSKDSVRVNGLAVDRSTVRLIQTPQTFQVGLLKKAFQTEELPTFTDDASVAEAAGFEIHLIEGTYENIKITTPEDLLLAHILLKKKTS; from the coding sequence ATGAGTTTGTCTCTCAAAAAATTCGCTATCATCGTAGCAGGAGGAAGTGGCAGTAGAATGCAAAGTGATTTGCCCAAACAATTTATCGAATTAAATGGCCTCCCTATTCTGTTTCATACGCTTCTGCGTTTTAAGGAAGCAGACCCCACAATCGAGCTAATTTTGGTATTACCTCAAGCTCATCAAGCCTATTGGAAATCGCTTTGTCAAACTCATGAATCTGTTGCTAGCCAAGTACCACACTGTTTGGTTTCGGGCGGGGCTTCCCGTTTTCAATCTTGCAAAAACGGCCTAGATACTATTACCGACGAAAGCAGCCTTGTAGCTATTCACGATGGCGTAAGGCCATTTGTAAGCTCATCGGTTATCAACAATAGCTATATTACTGCAGCCCAAAATGGTACAGCCGTAGTAAGTGTACCTTCCAAAGACTCGGTTCGTGTAAACGGATTGGCTGTTGACCGCTCCACTGTCAGGCTTATTCAAACGCCTCAGACGTTCCAAGTAGGACTTCTCAAAAAAGCCTTCCAAACAGAAGAATTACCCACTTTTACCGACGACGCAAGCGTGGCCGAAGCAGCAGGTTTTGAGATTCACTTGATAGAAGGAACTTATGAAAATATTAAAATAACCACTCCTGAAGATTTACTCTTGGCTCATATTTTACTCAAGAAAAAAACCTCTTGA
- the queA gene encoding tRNA preQ1(34) S-adenosylmethionine ribosyltransferase-isomerase QueA, translating to MKLSEFRFDLPQSLIALYPPENRGESRLMVVNRKTKQIEHKMFSDILSYFDDGDVLITNNTKVFPARLFGQKEKTGAKIEVFLLRELNREHRLWDVLVDPARKIRVGNKLYFGDSDLVAEVIDNTTSRGRTIRFLYDGDHDALMKAIHELGETPLPDEIRFKRKVEASDEDRYQTIYAEHVGAVAAPTAGLHFNKIIMKRMELKGVTFTPLTLHVGLGTFRQVDVEDLTKHKTDSENFVIPSETCDLVNSGIDNNKRICAIGTTVLKALESSVSADGHLKPIEGWTDKFIFPPYDFRIPNALLTNFHLPESILIMMTSAFGGYELIKEAYEIAIKEKYKFFSYGDAMLII from the coding sequence ATGAAACTCTCGGAATTTAGATTTGACCTTCCCCAAAGCTTGATTGCCTTGTATCCACCTGAGAACCGCGGCGAATCTCGTTTGATGGTTGTTAATCGTAAGACTAAGCAAATTGAACACAAAATGTTTTCGGACATCCTGAGCTACTTTGACGATGGCGATGTACTGATTACTAACAATACCAAAGTATTTCCGGCTCGTTTATTTGGCCAAAAAGAAAAAACTGGAGCAAAGATTGAGGTCTTTTTACTTCGTGAATTGAACAGAGAACACCGCCTTTGGGACGTATTGGTAGACCCTGCTCGTAAAATTCGTGTGGGTAACAAGCTTTACTTTGGCGACAGCGACTTGGTTGCCGAGGTAATTGACAATACTACTTCTCGTGGCCGTACAATTCGTTTCTTGTACGATGGCGACCACGATGCTTTGATGAAGGCTATTCATGAATTGGGCGAAACCCCACTCCCCGACGAAATTCGCTTCAAACGTAAAGTAGAAGCTAGCGATGAAGACCGCTACCAAACCATTTATGCTGAACACGTAGGTGCTGTGGCTGCTCCAACAGCAGGCTTGCACTTCAACAAAATCATCATGAAACGTATGGAGCTAAAAGGGGTAACTTTTACGCCTTTGACATTGCACGTAGGCTTGGGCACTTTCCGTCAGGTAGACGTAGAGGATTTAACCAAACACAAAACAGACTCTGAGAATTTTGTGATTCCTTCAGAAACTTGTGATTTGGTAAACTCAGGTATCGACAACAACAAGCGTATTTGTGCTATTGGTACTACGGTATTAAAAGCCCTTGAATCGTCGGTTTCGGCAGATGGCCACTTAAAACCAATTGAAGGCTGGACAGATAAGTTTATCTTCCCTCCTTACGATTTCCGTATTCCTAATGCCCTATTAACAAACTTCCACTTGCCTGAATCTATTTTGATTATGATGACTTCGGCATTTGGTGGCTATGAGTTGATTAAGGAAGCATACGAAATTGCTATTAAAGAAAAATACAAGTTTTTCAGCTATGGCGATGCTATGCTAATTATATAA
- a CDS encoding cryptochrome/photolyase family protein, producing the protein MSKNTLFWFRRDLRLHDNAGLYQALKAGKPVIPIFIFDTNILDKLAEKQDRRVEFIHRAIGALQTELVALGSSLVVKYGTPEAIIPQLLDKYDVEAIYTNHDYELYGQHRDAMVQEYLQSEGVEFYTFKDQVIFEKDEVLSNTKTPYTVFTPYSRKWKEKLTDFYTKPYPTEKYFQHFAQISPVEVPSLESMGFVATGISFPAREVRDSIIQKYAENRDFPAISGTSRLSVHLRFGTLSIRALVKTAQRLSETWLNELIWRDFYFNILHHFPYIGEGHAFRKEYDSITWRNNPVEFEAWCKGKTGYPIVDAGMRELNATGFMHNRVRMIVASFLTKHLLIDWRWGEAYFAQKLLDFDFAANNGGWQWASGSGCDAAPYFRVFNPTLQTQKFDKQLEYIKKWVSELNTLSYPQPIVNHEFARKRVLDAYQKALKKE; encoded by the coding sequence ATGTCGAAGAATACACTTTTTTGGTTTAGACGAGATTTAAGATTACACGATAATGCTGGCCTTTATCAGGCTTTGAAGGCTGGCAAACCTGTTATTCCTATCTTTATTTTTGATACTAATATTTTGGATAAACTAGCTGAAAAGCAGGATAGGAGGGTCGAGTTTATTCATCGGGCCATTGGGGCTTTGCAAACAGAACTGGTGGCCTTGGGCAGTAGTTTGGTTGTAAAATACGGTACTCCTGAGGCAATTATTCCGCAGTTGTTGGATAAATATGATGTGGAGGCTATTTATACCAATCACGATTATGAACTTTATGGGCAACACCGTGACGCTATGGTACAAGAATACCTTCAGTCGGAAGGAGTGGAATTTTATACTTTCAAAGACCAAGTTATTTTTGAAAAAGACGAGGTGTTATCTAATACCAAAACACCCTATACGGTATTTACACCTTACAGCCGTAAGTGGAAAGAGAAACTAACGGATTTCTATACGAAGCCATATCCTACCGAAAAATACTTTCAACATTTTGCTCAAATCAGTCCAGTGGAGGTTCCGAGTTTGGAAAGTATGGGTTTTGTGGCTACAGGTATTAGTTTTCCTGCCAGAGAGGTTCGTGATAGTATCATCCAAAAATATGCAGAGAATCGTGATTTTCCTGCTATATCGGGTACAAGTCGGCTTTCGGTGCATCTAAGGTTTGGAACACTGAGTATTCGAGCGTTGGTAAAAACAGCACAACGCTTGTCGGAAACATGGCTTAATGAGCTTATTTGGCGAGACTTTTACTTCAATATTCTGCATCATTTTCCCTATATTGGCGAAGGGCATGCTTTCAGAAAAGAATATGATTCGATTACCTGGCGTAATAATCCTGTGGAGTTTGAGGCATGGTGCAAGGGCAAAACGGGGTATCCTATTGTAGATGCTGGTATGCGTGAGCTCAATGCTACGGGGTTTATGCACAACCGAGTACGTATGATTGTGGCGAGTTTTTTGACCAAGCATTTATTGATAGATTGGCGTTGGGGGGAAGCTTATTTTGCTCAAAAGTTACTCGACTTTGACTTTGCTGCCAACAATGGAGGCTGGCAGTGGGCTTCGGGAAGTGGCTGTGATGCCGCTCCGTACTTTAGGGTATTTAATCCTACTTTACAAACACAAAAGTTTGATAAACAGTTGGAATATATCAAAAAATGGGTTTCCGAATTAAATACGCTTAGCTATCCACAACCTATTGTAAATCATGAATTTGCAAGGAAAAGAGTGTTGGATGCGTATCAAAAAGCCTTGAAAAAAGAATAG
- a CDS encoding glycoside hydrolase family 140 protein: MKKLFLFLFFIANTIFAEAQFSLSDNHHFILKNQKPFVWIGDTAWELFHRLNREEADQYLKKRAEQGFTLIQAVVLAEFDGLHTPNPYGNTPLKNDDPTQPNESYFEHVDYIIQKAEEYGLTIGLLPTWGDKIWKSSWGTGPEIFNEVNAKIYGKWIGQRYKNKQHIIWILGGDRNPQNNQHIAIWRAMASGIEDGVGGSDKAFITFHPQPNQKGASEWFHDDKWLDFNMFQNGHCRDQAIYNKIYQAYLYQPIKPVLDAEPIYEDHPVCFNANDLGVSSAYDVRKYAYLDVFAGAFGHTYGCHDIWQFYAPNQEAVNNPHIYWQEALLLPGANQMKFLRKLIESYPITERIPDQSLIIENDLAAAERIQATRGSSYAWVYTAAGKAFTLVLGKISGKQLKAFWYDPKTGISKPSFVIENQGQQKMSPPSTGYGNDWVLVLEDTSNQK; the protein is encoded by the coding sequence ATGAAAAAACTCTTCCTATTTCTATTCTTTATTGCCAATACAATCTTCGCAGAAGCTCAATTTAGCCTAAGCGACAACCATCATTTTATCTTAAAAAATCAAAAGCCATTTGTTTGGATTGGCGATACAGCATGGGAGTTATTTCATCGCCTCAATCGTGAAGAAGCCGACCAATACCTCAAAAAACGAGCAGAACAAGGCTTTACCCTTATTCAAGCTGTTGTATTAGCTGAATTTGACGGCCTACATACGCCTAACCCTTATGGTAATACGCCTCTCAAAAACGACGACCCCACTCAGCCCAATGAAAGTTATTTTGAGCACGTAGACTACATTATTCAGAAGGCTGAAGAATATGGCCTCACGATTGGGCTATTGCCTACTTGGGGTGACAAAATATGGAAAAGCTCGTGGGGAACAGGCCCCGAAATTTTCAATGAAGTAAATGCCAAGATATACGGTAAATGGATAGGGCAACGCTATAAAAACAAACAGCATATTATTTGGATATTAGGCGGTGACCGCAATCCACAAAACAACCAACATATTGCTATTTGGCGAGCTATGGCATCGGGAATTGAAGATGGCGTGGGTGGCTCAGATAAAGCTTTTATTACATTTCATCCTCAACCTAACCAAAAAGGGGCAAGTGAGTGGTTTCATGACGATAAATGGTTAGATTTTAATATGTTTCAAAATGGACATTGTCGAGACCAAGCCATTTATAACAAAATATATCAAGCCTACTTGTATCAGCCCATAAAGCCCGTATTAGATGCCGAACCCATTTATGAAGACCACCCTGTATGCTTCAATGCCAACGATTTGGGGGTTTCCAGTGCCTACGATGTTCGAAAATATGCCTATTTAGATGTTTTTGCTGGAGCTTTTGGGCATACTTACGGTTGTCATGATATTTGGCAATTTTATGCCCCCAATCAAGAGGCGGTCAATAACCCTCATATCTACTGGCAAGAGGCACTACTGTTGCCTGGGGCTAATCAAATGAAATTTTTGAGAAAATTAATAGAAAGCTATCCTATTACCGAGCGAATACCCGACCAGTCATTGATCATAGAAAACGATTTGGCAGCTGCCGAACGCATCCAAGCCACTCGTGGAAGTAGCTATGCGTGGGTATACACCGCAGCAGGCAAAGCTTTTACACTTGTACTAGGCAAAATTTCAGGCAAACAACTTAAAGCATTTTGGTATGACCCCAAAACAGGTATTAGTAAACCAAGCTTTGTTATTGAAAATCAAGGTCAACAAAAAATGTCGCCACCCAGCACAGGCTATGGCAACGACTGGGTGTTGGTGCTAGAAGATACTTCTAATCAAAAGTAA
- a CDS encoding DUF3108 domain-containing protein has protein sequence MKKTMFGLAILIGIMGFRANQQDNSIEQPTSLVKGEHIEYRVHYGFVNAAEAVVDVDDKFQLANGRPCYKVVVNGRTTGVTDWVTRVRDTWASHIDSEKIIPQQFYMKKQEGGYRTEERVIFDHAQKQARTYELDDNKEKKVFTIPEGVQDVVSSYYYVRAMDFAKTKPGESLPLTFFFDNKLYNMRLKFKGKETIKTKFGKIETYMIIPMLPKNNFFQDEESVKIWVSNDDNKIPIRVEIELKIGSLALDIRSFSGLKNELKFDKN, from the coding sequence ATGAAAAAAACCATGTTTGGCCTTGCTATCTTAATCGGAATAATGGGATTTAGGGCAAACCAACAAGATAATAGTATCGAACAACCTACAAGCTTGGTAAAAGGCGAACACATCGAATACCGTGTACACTATGGATTTGTCAATGCTGCCGAAGCAGTTGTAGATGTAGACGACAAGTTTCAACTGGCCAATGGCCGACCTTGCTATAAAGTTGTAGTAAATGGACGCACTACAGGCGTAACCGACTGGGTAACTCGTGTACGTGATACTTGGGCTTCGCATATCGACAGCGAGAAGATTATACCTCAGCAGTTTTATATGAAAAAACAAGAAGGAGGCTACAGAACAGAGGAAAGGGTGATTTTTGACCATGCCCAAAAACAAGCCCGAACCTACGAGTTGGACGATAATAAAGAGAAAAAAGTCTTCACTATTCCCGAAGGTGTACAAGACGTAGTCAGTAGTTATTATTATGTTAGGGCTATGGATTTTGCCAAAACAAAACCTGGCGAAAGCCTCCCTCTAACGTTTTTTTTCGATAACAAACTTTATAATATGCGATTGAAGTTTAAAGGAAAAGAAACTATTAAAACCAAATTTGGTAAAATAGAAACCTATATGATTATTCCGATGTTGCCCAAAAATAATTTTTTTCAAGATGAAGAATCTGTTAAAATTTGGGTATCTAACGATGACAACAAAATACCGATTCGGGTAGAAATAGAACTCAAAATTGGGTCTTTGGCATTAGATATTCGCAGCTTTAGCGGCCTGAAAAATGAATTAAAATTTGATAAAAACTAA
- a CDS encoding aminopeptidase, translated as MFTKKRIILTLLIVLLGIVVWQWQWSVYLYQQAKGGLNVAFNTRPLKEVLEDPNVADSLKEKIRLIAEIKRFASDSLGLKDNPDVYQTLFDQKGKPLVYLVTVAEPYQVKGVDFDFPIIGKFSYKGFFDSTMAVAEENKWKKAGYDTDLGQGAAYSTLGWLPEPILSSMLFYPEGKLASLIIHEMVHGTIFIKNDHETSENLANFIGDYGAKRYLLAKYGKESPIYKKYTQSKVWKKLLVAHLNKSTLALDSLYQTFQPEYPKKYKDSLKYAFIKHIVQDQERIYQQVVLRKKKYDTKTDIPLAELPNNAYFIGFKTYNAQQNQFETLFEEKHKSNFSTFMKDLSKTYQ; from the coding sequence ATGTTCACCAAAAAAAGAATTATCCTTACACTATTAATAGTATTATTGGGCATTGTGGTCTGGCAATGGCAGTGGTCGGTCTATTTGTACCAACAGGCCAAAGGCGGGCTCAATGTAGCCTTCAATACTCGCCCACTAAAAGAGGTACTCGAAGACCCTAATGTAGCGGATTCGCTGAAAGAAAAAATCAGGCTGATTGCCGAAATTAAACGCTTTGCTAGCGATTCGCTTGGACTCAAAGATAATCCTGATGTGTACCAAACTTTATTTGACCAAAAAGGTAAACCGCTCGTATATTTAGTAACTGTAGCTGAACCATATCAAGTAAAAGGAGTAGATTTTGATTTTCCTATTATAGGCAAGTTTTCATATAAAGGGTTCTTTGACTCGACAATGGCGGTGGCTGAAGAAAACAAATGGAAAAAGGCTGGTTATGATACCGACCTTGGTCAAGGAGCGGCATATTCTACGTTGGGCTGGCTTCCCGAGCCTATTTTGTCGAGTATGCTTTTTTATCCAGAAGGCAAGCTAGCCAGTTTGATTATCCATGAAATGGTACATGGCACTATATTTATTAAAAATGACCATGAAACCAGTGAAAACCTCGCCAATTTTATTGGCGATTATGGTGCAAAACGCTACCTACTGGCTAAATACGGCAAGGAGTCACCAATATATAAAAAATATACCCAATCCAAGGTCTGGAAAAAGCTTTTGGTGGCACATCTCAACAAAAGTACGCTGGCATTGGATAGCCTTTATCAGACATTTCAACCAGAATATCCAAAAAAATATAAGGATTCTTTAAAATACGCGTTTATCAAACATATCGTACAAGACCAAGAGCGTATCTACCAGCAAGTGGTGCTTCGCAAAAAAAAGTATGATACCAAAACCGATATACCACTAGCCGAATTGCCCAATAATGCTTATTTTATTGGTTTCAAAACCTATAATGCCCAACAAAATCAGTTTGAAACACTTTTTGAAGAAAAACATAAAAGCAACTTTTCGACTTTTATGAAAGATTTGTCTAAAACGTATCAATAG
- the recA gene encoding recombinase RecA, whose translation MAKQQAEATNPAAEKLKALQTTLERLDKTYGKGTVMRLSDSKVLDVPVISTGSLGLDLALGIGGVPRGRIVEVYGPESSGKTTLAMHCIAEAQKGGGLAAFIDAEHAFDRSYAEKLGIDTSQLLISQPDNGEQALEIAEQLISSGAVDICVIDSVAALVPKAELEGDMGDSKMGLQARLMSQALRKLTGVINKTGCCCIFINQLRDKIGVMFGSPETTTGGNALKFYASVRLDIRRIGQIKEGADNIIGNRTKVKVVKNKMAPPFKVIEFDIMYGEGISKAGEVLDLAVELEIVKKSGSWFSYDGNRLGQGRDAVKEMIKDNPELLEELEAKIKDKVKGDEAALLDPEGGVVDADELDESL comes from the coding sequence ATGGCAAAGCAACAAGCAGAGGCTACTAACCCAGCAGCCGAGAAATTAAAAGCCTTACAAACTACCCTCGAACGACTAGACAAAACTTACGGAAAGGGAACGGTAATGCGTTTGTCTGATAGCAAAGTATTGGATGTACCTGTTATTTCGACAGGTTCTTTGGGATTGGACTTAGCCCTAGGAATAGGTGGCGTACCACGTGGAAGAATAGTAGAAGTATACGGGCCTGAATCGTCGGGTAAAACTACTTTGGCCATGCACTGTATTGCCGAAGCACAAAAAGGAGGAGGTTTGGCTGCATTTATCGATGCCGAACACGCTTTTGACCGCTCTTATGCCGAAAAATTGGGAATAGATACCAGCCAATTATTGATTTCTCAGCCAGATAATGGTGAACAAGCCTTAGAAATTGCCGAGCAGTTGATTAGCTCAGGTGCTGTAGATATTTGTGTGATTGACTCTGTGGCAGCCCTTGTACCAAAGGCCGAGCTAGAAGGCGATATGGGCGATTCAAAAATGGGTTTACAGGCTCGTTTGATGTCGCAGGCTCTTCGTAAATTGACAGGGGTAATCAATAAAACAGGTTGTTGTTGTATTTTTATCAACCAACTTCGTGATAAGATTGGCGTGATGTTTGGTAGCCCAGAAACAACTACTGGTGGTAATGCCCTTAAATTCTATGCTTCTGTGCGTTTGGATATTAGAAGAATAGGACAAATCAAAGAAGGTGCAGACAATATCATTGGTAACCGTACTAAGGTGAAAGTGGTGAAAAACAAAATGGCTCCCCCTTTCAAAGTTATCGAGTTTGATATTATGTACGGCGAGGGTATTTCTAAAGCTGGGGAGGTACTAGACCTAGCGGTAGAATTAGAAATTGTCAAAAAATCTGGTTCTTGGTTTAGCTACGACGGTAATCGCCTTGGTCAAGGTCGTGATGCTGTAAAAGAAATGATTAAAGATAATCCAGAGTTGTTGGAAGAATTGGAAGCCAAAATCAAAGATAAAGTAAAAGGTGATGAAGCCGCTTTATTAGATCCAGAAGGAGGTGTTGTCGATGCCGACGAGTTGGACGAAAGCTTGTAA